A DNA window from Pseudorasbora parva isolate DD20220531a chromosome 5, ASM2467924v1, whole genome shotgun sequence contains the following coding sequences:
- the LOC137074966 gene encoding immunoglobulin superfamily member 2-like isoform X2: MEGFRCRLWHLPLLLCLTGLLQRDLCYGQRLVQIQEGPLYRVKGYPISISCNVTGFKGPSEQNFEFILQKSNVDLNMISTTNKNFAYSVFSRRVNEKEIEIERLSGSSVLLRINNLLGEDAGDLFCQTPNTDGEYLGSYEAGLTLNVIEDTLEASYFGSPSQSLTEGDPLQLECQVSSQTYQHTHLSVTWFVHSGAHEDPRPIITLDKDLTVKTGAGFQDRYHSGLISMDKVDDTTYRLKMSQVQLSDMGKIYCKAMEWIQDPDRSWTPIAHKTSTACNVEVKQIVVSAVGSFSVYMKPSKGTLQVGDALDIHCSVKAQNLPGHLFSVTWLKNQKNVAQIGSSGMLTVFDSYKDRENLAEMRAVKISLTDYLLTIRSARTEDQGQYQCEVWQENMNDDGTFRKIQKQLSSPETVSITAKESDLTVVMEMKDAVTEGDPLQVTCSVSGFKGPLSVSWQHKKDSGDSFSDVISLTNEGVMKDIGTKYQSRHVQTLHSPAGNFTLEIGASARSDSGEYRCIVSEWTVQSNGEMKKANTQTQQKAISVNSVESLMTVTLKSRTTNVVINSSVELLCTVKGPKVSLAVHWMFRSPNSTVPRNILTIRHTGEIAWGADQRNYQLSIQTQPSATQFRLIVPRASKQQEGQYQCQVDAYQKDVQKAMKSSNPLAVTVQTPDSKMSLSKLKSRLETTVNTDVKIECSVLATTTDTSRFTITWMIGSQMLLTMDLDGVLKFGPAGLEMDQRIRMEVRQKQTFQLAVRQVQTTDNGQYHCEVEEWLQDPLGDWYSLKKMSVSTELVVKARASDFRMNKDNTEMKVKEGDQLLLKCLVDGIGSDSTLRYSLSWLFNPDQSSSVKLVTYSYDGRLISNSYNSEIEGRLRFSSPEVGVFHLAIHRAIQEDRGLYYCQVQQYQLDNGGQWSPKASDKSGYTNLSVQLIENKLHVHKENESIKITNLEEKVTIDCIIDSRSSDDSVFEVTWSRGQRNERPIIIFNASRDGTLHSAMVDKDLVFRRPKAMHYKLTVPNINPTDTGLYYCQVAEWIQTAANKWRRIGEDKSGELSVHLDTEESQKQDNFTMDRTEKSLNIKEGEQFKLNCSMNVKKQDHTLHYTLRWVFNSLESTSGESLLFYSYNGHLEYTGKNKNDRLRFSRPSSNTFNLVVLNSNAADSGSYQCIVEQHQLDCDGNWKQTAHAQSGLTRITVQSIESKLYVKKENKILNVTIHDAGFTVDCLIDSQSSDKSAFEVTWFKVQEEEEPVAIFTARHDGILHSSVSDKSLVFGRPLATHYKLTVPQINPTDVGQYYCQVEEWLPTANNWKKLASDKSGELSVSVHTEVQFEDEPVQSADPLGTALGITIPLICFLVLVIIFLLKREHKRKCDLKKKKACLWAENNPLAPMPEVTSAAEDHS; the protein is encoded by the exons ATCTGTGCTACGGTCAGCGTCTGGTCCAGATCCAGGAAGGTCCTCTGTACAGAGTGAAAGGATATCCCATCTCCATCTCCTGTAATGTTACTGGGTTTAAAGGCCCATCTGAGCAGAATTTTGAATTTATTCTCCAGAAGTCAAACGTGGATCTAAATATGATCAGTACTACAAATAAAAACTTTGCCTACTCGGTGTTCTCCAGAAGAGTAAATGAAAAAGAGATTGAGATTGAGAGGTTGTCAGGATCTTCAGTTCTCTTGAGGATTAACAATTTGCTGGGAGAAGATGCGGGTGATTTGTTCTGTCAAACCCCAAACACAGATGGCGAATATTTAGGCAGTTATGAAGCGGGATTAACACTTAACG TGATTGAGGACACTCTGGAGGCATCATACTTTGGCTCTCCTTCTCAGAGCTTGACTGAAGGCGATCCTCTTCAGCTTGAGTGCCAGGTCAGCAGCCAGACTTATCAGCACACCCATCTGTCAGTCACCTGGTTCGTCCACAGTGGAGCGCATGAGGACCCCCGACCAATCATCACTCTGGACAAAGATCTGACTGTAAAGACAGGAGCTGGATTTCAGGATCGCTACCATTCAGGTCTTATCAGCATGGATAAGGTGGACGACACGACCTACAGACTGAAGATGTCACAAGTGCAGCTGTCAGACATGGGGAAAATCTACTGCAAAGCCATGGAGTGGATCCAAGACCCAGACCGGTCCTGGACACCGATTGCCCACAAAACCAGCACAGCATGTAATGTGGAGGTCAAGCAAATTG TGGTATCTGCTGTAGGTTCATTCAGCGTCTATATGAAGCCCTCAAAGGGGACACTACAGGTGGGAGATGCACTGGACATCCACTGCAGTGTGAAGGCACAGAATCTTCCTGGTCATTTATTTTCGGTGACTTGGCTAAAGAACCAGAAGAACGTGGCTCAGATTGGATCTTCTGGGATGCTCACCGTGTTTGATAGTTACAAAGATAGAGAGAATTTAGCGGAGATGAGAGCAGTAAAAATCAGTCTCACAGACTACCTGCTGACCATCCGTTCGGCTAGGACTGAAGACCAGGGCCAATACCAGTGTGAAGTATGGCAGGAAAACATGAATGATGATGGCACCTTcagaaaaatacaaaaacaactgTCTAGTCCAGAGACTGTGAGCATCACGGCCAAAG AGAGTGATCTGACGGTGGTCATGGAGATGAAGGATGCTGTGACTGAGGGAGATCCTCTACAGGTCACCTGCTCGGTCTCCGGATTCAAAGGGCCTTTATCAGTCTCATGGCAACACAAGAAAGACTCGGGCGATTCCTTCAGCGACGTCATTAGTCTAACCAATGAGGGAGTGATGAAAGATATTGGGACAAAATATCAGAGCAGACATGTTCAAACACTTCATTCTCCAGCTGGAAACTTTACCCTGGAGATCGGTGCATCTGCAAGATCTGACAGCGGTGAATACAGGTGCATTGTGTCTGAATGGACCGTACAGAGCAATGGCGAGATGAAGAAAGCCAACACCCAGACTCAGCAAAAAGCCATTTCAGTTAATTCTGTTG AATCTCTAATGACGGTGACCTTGAAAAGTCGTACAACAAATGTGGTTATAAATTCTTCAGTAGAATTGCTATGTACAGTCAAAGGGCCTAAAGTGTCTTTGGCTGTACACTGGATGTTTCGCTCCCCCAATTCAACTGTACCGAGGAATATTTTAACCATACGGCACACTGGAGAAATCGCCTGGGGAGCAGATCAGAGAAACTATCAGCTATCCATTCAGACACAGCCGTCAGCCACACAATTTCGGCTCATAGTGCCACGGGCCAGCAAGCAACAAGAAGGGCAGTACCAGTGCCAAGTTGATGCCTATCAAAAGGATGTACAGAAAGCCATGAAGAGCTCCAACCCGTTGGCTGTGACTGTACAAACACCTG ACAGCAAGATGAGCCTGTCCAAACTCAAGTCTCGTTTGGAAACCACTGTCAACACTGATGTTAAGATTGAATGCTCAGTCCTGGCGACAACCACAGACACCTCTCGTTTCACGATAACATGGATGATTGGGTCCCAGATGCTCTTAACTATGGACCTGGATGGTGTTCTCAAGTTTGGTCCCGCAGGACTAGAGATGGACCAGAGAATCCGCATGGAAGTAAGACAGAAACAGACCTTCCAGCTAGCTGTCCGTCAGGTCCAAACAACTGACAATGGACAGTATCATTGTGAGGTGGAAGAGTGGCTTCAGGACCCTCTCGGTGACTGGTATTCCCTAAAGAAAATGTCTGTTTCCACAGAGCTTGTTGTCAAAGCGAgag CCAGTGATTTCAGAATGAATAAAGATAACACTGAGATGAAGGTTAAAGAGGGAGATCAGCTGCTGTTGAAATGCTTAGTGGATGGTATTGGGTCTGATTCCACACTTCGCTACTCCCTTTCCTGGTTGTTTAACCCAGATCAATCCTCCAGTGTGAAACTTGTGACCTATAGTTATGATGGCCGTCTGATATCCAACAGCTATAACTCAGAGATTGAGGGACGACTCCGCTTCTCCAGCCCAGAAGTGGGTGTCTTTCACTTGGCTATCCATCGAGCCATCCAGGAAGACAGGGGGCTCTATTACTGTCAAGTTCAACAGTACCAGCTGGACAATGGAGGCCAATGGTCACCAAAGGCAAGCGACAAGTCAGGTTATACCAATCTTAGTGTTCAGCTTATAG AGAACAAACTGCATGTGCACAAAGAAAACGAAAGCATCAAAATTACCAATCTGGAAGAGAAGGTCACCATTGACTGTATCATTGATTCGCGGTCCAGTGATGATTCTGTCTTTGAGGTGACTTGGTCCAGGGGGCAGAGAAATGAACGACCCATCATCATCTTTAATGCCAGCCGTGATGGAACCTTACACAGTGCAATGGTTGATAAAGATCTGGTGTTTAGGCGCCCAAAAGCCATGCACTATAAGCTGACTGTGCCAAACATCAACCCCACTGATACTGGCCTTTACTATTGTCAGGTTGCTGAATGGATTCAGACAGCTGCAAACAAGTGGAGAAGGATAGGTGAAGACAAGTCCGGAGAACTATCCGTCCATTTGGACACTGAGGAAAGCCAAAAACAGGACAACTTTACTATGGACAGGACTGAAAAGTCTTTAAACATCAAAGAAGGAGAGCAGTTTAAGCTTAATTGCTCcatgaatgtaaaaaaacaggATCATACACTTCACTACACTCTCAGATGGGTGTTTAATAGCCTGGAATCTACTAGCGGGGAATCTTTATTGTTCTACTCTTATAATGGTCATCTAGAGTACACTGGAAAAAACAAGAACGACAGGTTACGCTTCTCTAGACCTTCCTCTAATACGTTCAATCTGGTTGTATTAAACTCAAATGCAGCTGATAGTGGAAGCTACCAGTGCATAGTTGAGCAGCACCAGCTCGATTGTGACGGCAACTGGAAACAAACGGCACATGCTCAATCAGGCTTAACTCGCATCACGGTTCAAAGTATTG AAAGTAAACTGTATGTTAAGAAGGAGAACAAAATCCTCAACGTCACCATTCATGACGCTGGGTTCACCGTTGACTGCCTCATTGACTCACAGTCCAGTGATAAATCTGCCTTTGAGGTCACCTGGTTCAAGGTTCAGGAGGAAGAAGAACCAGTCGCTATATTCACTGCCAGACATGACGGTATCTTACACAGTTCAGTAAGCGATAAATCTCTGGTGTTTGGACGTCCACTTGCCACACACTACAAACTGACTGTGCCCCAGATCAACCCCACTGATGTGGGGCAATACTACTGTCAGGTAGAGGAGTGGCTTCCAACGGCTAACAACTGGAAGAAACTGGCTTCAGATAAATCTGGAGAGCTCTCGGTCTCGGTTCACACTGAAGTTCAGTTTGAAG aTGAGCCTGTACAATCGGCAGACCCGTTAGGAACAGCACTGGGAATCACTATTCCTCTGATTTGTTTTCTTGTATTGGTCATAATATTCTTGTTGAAAAGAGAGCACAAGAGGAAATGTGATCTGAAGAAAAAGAAAGCCTGTCTGTGGGCTGAAAACAACCCTCTTGCCCCTATGCCGGAGGTGACTTCTGCTGCAGAGGATCATTCCTAA
- the LOC137074966 gene encoding immunoglobulin superfamily member 2-like isoform X1, whose product MEGFRCRLWHLPLLLCLTGLLQRDLCYGQRLVQIQEGPLYRVKGYPISISCNVTGFKGPSEQNFEFILQKSNVDLNMISTTNKNFAYSVFSRRVNEKEIEIERLSGSSVLLRINNLLGEDAGDLFCQTPNTDGEYLGSYEAGLTLNVIEDTLEASYFGSPSQSLTEGDPLQLECQVSSQTYQHTHLSVTWFVHSGAHEDPRPIITLDKDLTVKTGAGFQDRYHSGLISMDKVDDTTYRLKMSQVQLSDMGKIYCKAMEWIQDPDRSWTPIAHKTSTACNVEVKQIEVVSAVGSFSVYMKPSKGTLQVGDALDIHCSVKAQNLPGHLFSVTWLKNQKNVAQIGSSGMLTVFDSYKDRENLAEMRAVKISLTDYLLTIRSARTEDQGQYQCEVWQENMNDDGTFRKIQKQLSSPETVSITAKESDLTVVMEMKDAVTEGDPLQVTCSVSGFKGPLSVSWQHKKDSGDSFSDVISLTNEGVMKDIGTKYQSRHVQTLHSPAGNFTLEIGASARSDSGEYRCIVSEWTVQSNGEMKKANTQTQQKAISVNSVESLMTVTLKSRTTNVVINSSVELLCTVKGPKVSLAVHWMFRSPNSTVPRNILTIRHTGEIAWGADQRNYQLSIQTQPSATQFRLIVPRASKQQEGQYQCQVDAYQKDVQKAMKSSNPLAVTVQTPDSKMSLSKLKSRLETTVNTDVKIECSVLATTTDTSRFTITWMIGSQMLLTMDLDGVLKFGPAGLEMDQRIRMEVRQKQTFQLAVRQVQTTDNGQYHCEVEEWLQDPLGDWYSLKKMSVSTELVVKARASDFRMNKDNTEMKVKEGDQLLLKCLVDGIGSDSTLRYSLSWLFNPDQSSSVKLVTYSYDGRLISNSYNSEIEGRLRFSSPEVGVFHLAIHRAIQEDRGLYYCQVQQYQLDNGGQWSPKASDKSGYTNLSVQLIENKLHVHKENESIKITNLEEKVTIDCIIDSRSSDDSVFEVTWSRGQRNERPIIIFNASRDGTLHSAMVDKDLVFRRPKAMHYKLTVPNINPTDTGLYYCQVAEWIQTAANKWRRIGEDKSGELSVHLDTEESQKQDNFTMDRTEKSLNIKEGEQFKLNCSMNVKKQDHTLHYTLRWVFNSLESTSGESLLFYSYNGHLEYTGKNKNDRLRFSRPSSNTFNLVVLNSNAADSGSYQCIVEQHQLDCDGNWKQTAHAQSGLTRITVQSIESKLYVKKENKILNVTIHDAGFTVDCLIDSQSSDKSAFEVTWFKVQEEEEPVAIFTARHDGILHSSVSDKSLVFGRPLATHYKLTVPQINPTDVGQYYCQVEEWLPTANNWKKLASDKSGELSVSVHTEVQFEDEPVQSADPLGTALGITIPLICFLVLVIIFLLKREHKRKCDLKKKKACLWAENNPLAPMPEVTSAAEDHS is encoded by the exons ATCTGTGCTACGGTCAGCGTCTGGTCCAGATCCAGGAAGGTCCTCTGTACAGAGTGAAAGGATATCCCATCTCCATCTCCTGTAATGTTACTGGGTTTAAAGGCCCATCTGAGCAGAATTTTGAATTTATTCTCCAGAAGTCAAACGTGGATCTAAATATGATCAGTACTACAAATAAAAACTTTGCCTACTCGGTGTTCTCCAGAAGAGTAAATGAAAAAGAGATTGAGATTGAGAGGTTGTCAGGATCTTCAGTTCTCTTGAGGATTAACAATTTGCTGGGAGAAGATGCGGGTGATTTGTTCTGTCAAACCCCAAACACAGATGGCGAATATTTAGGCAGTTATGAAGCGGGATTAACACTTAACG TGATTGAGGACACTCTGGAGGCATCATACTTTGGCTCTCCTTCTCAGAGCTTGACTGAAGGCGATCCTCTTCAGCTTGAGTGCCAGGTCAGCAGCCAGACTTATCAGCACACCCATCTGTCAGTCACCTGGTTCGTCCACAGTGGAGCGCATGAGGACCCCCGACCAATCATCACTCTGGACAAAGATCTGACTGTAAAGACAGGAGCTGGATTTCAGGATCGCTACCATTCAGGTCTTATCAGCATGGATAAGGTGGACGACACGACCTACAGACTGAAGATGTCACAAGTGCAGCTGTCAGACATGGGGAAAATCTACTGCAAAGCCATGGAGTGGATCCAAGACCCAGACCGGTCCTGGACACCGATTGCCCACAAAACCAGCACAGCATGTAATGTGGAGGTCAAGCAAATTG AAGTGGTATCTGCTGTAGGTTCATTCAGCGTCTATATGAAGCCCTCAAAGGGGACACTACAGGTGGGAGATGCACTGGACATCCACTGCAGTGTGAAGGCACAGAATCTTCCTGGTCATTTATTTTCGGTGACTTGGCTAAAGAACCAGAAGAACGTGGCTCAGATTGGATCTTCTGGGATGCTCACCGTGTTTGATAGTTACAAAGATAGAGAGAATTTAGCGGAGATGAGAGCAGTAAAAATCAGTCTCACAGACTACCTGCTGACCATCCGTTCGGCTAGGACTGAAGACCAGGGCCAATACCAGTGTGAAGTATGGCAGGAAAACATGAATGATGATGGCACCTTcagaaaaatacaaaaacaactgTCTAGTCCAGAGACTGTGAGCATCACGGCCAAAG AGAGTGATCTGACGGTGGTCATGGAGATGAAGGATGCTGTGACTGAGGGAGATCCTCTACAGGTCACCTGCTCGGTCTCCGGATTCAAAGGGCCTTTATCAGTCTCATGGCAACACAAGAAAGACTCGGGCGATTCCTTCAGCGACGTCATTAGTCTAACCAATGAGGGAGTGATGAAAGATATTGGGACAAAATATCAGAGCAGACATGTTCAAACACTTCATTCTCCAGCTGGAAACTTTACCCTGGAGATCGGTGCATCTGCAAGATCTGACAGCGGTGAATACAGGTGCATTGTGTCTGAATGGACCGTACAGAGCAATGGCGAGATGAAGAAAGCCAACACCCAGACTCAGCAAAAAGCCATTTCAGTTAATTCTGTTG AATCTCTAATGACGGTGACCTTGAAAAGTCGTACAACAAATGTGGTTATAAATTCTTCAGTAGAATTGCTATGTACAGTCAAAGGGCCTAAAGTGTCTTTGGCTGTACACTGGATGTTTCGCTCCCCCAATTCAACTGTACCGAGGAATATTTTAACCATACGGCACACTGGAGAAATCGCCTGGGGAGCAGATCAGAGAAACTATCAGCTATCCATTCAGACACAGCCGTCAGCCACACAATTTCGGCTCATAGTGCCACGGGCCAGCAAGCAACAAGAAGGGCAGTACCAGTGCCAAGTTGATGCCTATCAAAAGGATGTACAGAAAGCCATGAAGAGCTCCAACCCGTTGGCTGTGACTGTACAAACACCTG ACAGCAAGATGAGCCTGTCCAAACTCAAGTCTCGTTTGGAAACCACTGTCAACACTGATGTTAAGATTGAATGCTCAGTCCTGGCGACAACCACAGACACCTCTCGTTTCACGATAACATGGATGATTGGGTCCCAGATGCTCTTAACTATGGACCTGGATGGTGTTCTCAAGTTTGGTCCCGCAGGACTAGAGATGGACCAGAGAATCCGCATGGAAGTAAGACAGAAACAGACCTTCCAGCTAGCTGTCCGTCAGGTCCAAACAACTGACAATGGACAGTATCATTGTGAGGTGGAAGAGTGGCTTCAGGACCCTCTCGGTGACTGGTATTCCCTAAAGAAAATGTCTGTTTCCACAGAGCTTGTTGTCAAAGCGAgag CCAGTGATTTCAGAATGAATAAAGATAACACTGAGATGAAGGTTAAAGAGGGAGATCAGCTGCTGTTGAAATGCTTAGTGGATGGTATTGGGTCTGATTCCACACTTCGCTACTCCCTTTCCTGGTTGTTTAACCCAGATCAATCCTCCAGTGTGAAACTTGTGACCTATAGTTATGATGGCCGTCTGATATCCAACAGCTATAACTCAGAGATTGAGGGACGACTCCGCTTCTCCAGCCCAGAAGTGGGTGTCTTTCACTTGGCTATCCATCGAGCCATCCAGGAAGACAGGGGGCTCTATTACTGTCAAGTTCAACAGTACCAGCTGGACAATGGAGGCCAATGGTCACCAAAGGCAAGCGACAAGTCAGGTTATACCAATCTTAGTGTTCAGCTTATAG AGAACAAACTGCATGTGCACAAAGAAAACGAAAGCATCAAAATTACCAATCTGGAAGAGAAGGTCACCATTGACTGTATCATTGATTCGCGGTCCAGTGATGATTCTGTCTTTGAGGTGACTTGGTCCAGGGGGCAGAGAAATGAACGACCCATCATCATCTTTAATGCCAGCCGTGATGGAACCTTACACAGTGCAATGGTTGATAAAGATCTGGTGTTTAGGCGCCCAAAAGCCATGCACTATAAGCTGACTGTGCCAAACATCAACCCCACTGATACTGGCCTTTACTATTGTCAGGTTGCTGAATGGATTCAGACAGCTGCAAACAAGTGGAGAAGGATAGGTGAAGACAAGTCCGGAGAACTATCCGTCCATTTGGACACTGAGGAAAGCCAAAAACAGGACAACTTTACTATGGACAGGACTGAAAAGTCTTTAAACATCAAAGAAGGAGAGCAGTTTAAGCTTAATTGCTCcatgaatgtaaaaaaacaggATCATACACTTCACTACACTCTCAGATGGGTGTTTAATAGCCTGGAATCTACTAGCGGGGAATCTTTATTGTTCTACTCTTATAATGGTCATCTAGAGTACACTGGAAAAAACAAGAACGACAGGTTACGCTTCTCTAGACCTTCCTCTAATACGTTCAATCTGGTTGTATTAAACTCAAATGCAGCTGATAGTGGAAGCTACCAGTGCATAGTTGAGCAGCACCAGCTCGATTGTGACGGCAACTGGAAACAAACGGCACATGCTCAATCAGGCTTAACTCGCATCACGGTTCAAAGTATTG AAAGTAAACTGTATGTTAAGAAGGAGAACAAAATCCTCAACGTCACCATTCATGACGCTGGGTTCACCGTTGACTGCCTCATTGACTCACAGTCCAGTGATAAATCTGCCTTTGAGGTCACCTGGTTCAAGGTTCAGGAGGAAGAAGAACCAGTCGCTATATTCACTGCCAGACATGACGGTATCTTACACAGTTCAGTAAGCGATAAATCTCTGGTGTTTGGACGTCCACTTGCCACACACTACAAACTGACTGTGCCCCAGATCAACCCCACTGATGTGGGGCAATACTACTGTCAGGTAGAGGAGTGGCTTCCAACGGCTAACAACTGGAAGAAACTGGCTTCAGATAAATCTGGAGAGCTCTCGGTCTCGGTTCACACTGAAGTTCAGTTTGAAG aTGAGCCTGTACAATCGGCAGACCCGTTAGGAACAGCACTGGGAATCACTATTCCTCTGATTTGTTTTCTTGTATTGGTCATAATATTCTTGTTGAAAAGAGAGCACAAGAGGAAATGTGATCTGAAGAAAAAGAAAGCCTGTCTGTGGGCTGAAAACAACCCTCTTGCCCCTATGCCGGAGGTGACTTCTGCTGCAGAGGATCATTCCTAA